Proteins encoded by one window of Halomonas sp. SH5A2:
- a CDS encoding acyl-CoA thioesterase, with amino-acid sequence MSVESVSRTQLRVRGYHLDGYGHVNNARYLEFMEEGRWAFFDEHPALMKELHAAGRAFVVVNLNIDYRAAAVQGDDLVVMTGIIDVGDRSAVCHHQIRQKDGRLVAQADLTFVLLDVQANKASPIDGNVRETLDALNVDKSVFAD; translated from the coding sequence ATGTCAGTCGAATCAGTGTCGCGTACCCAGCTTCGTGTGCGGGGGTATCATCTGGATGGCTACGGCCACGTCAACAATGCCCGCTACCTGGAATTCATGGAAGAAGGGCGCTGGGCCTTTTTCGATGAACATCCCGCGCTCATGAAAGAACTGCATGCCGCCGGGCGGGCATTTGTGGTGGTAAATTTAAATATTGATTACCGTGCCGCCGCCGTTCAAGGCGATGACCTGGTGGTGATGACGGGGATTATCGATGTGGGTGATCGAAGTGCGGTATGCCACCATCAGATTCGTCAAAAAGATGGCCGCCTGGTGGCCCAGGCTGATCTTACCTTTGTGTTGCTGGATGTGCAGGCCAACAAGGCCAGCCCAATTGATGGCAATGTCCGCGAGACGCTCGATGCGTTAAACGTCGATAAGTCGGTATTTGCCGATTGA
- the nth gene encoding endonuclease III has product MNAQKRHEIFARLQAENPHPTTELNWHTPFELLAAVLLSAQATDVGVNKATARLFPVANTPQGIIDLGIDDLKAHIKTIGLYNAKAENLMKTCHQLVEHHDGEVPQTRAALEALPGVGRKTANVILNTAFGQPTMAVDTHIFRVANRTGIAKGKNVVEVEQKLMRHVPKAFLQDAHHWLILHGRYTCIARKPRCGSCIIEDLCDYKDKTEIA; this is encoded by the coding sequence ATGAATGCCCAAAAGCGTCATGAAATTTTCGCCCGACTGCAGGCAGAAAACCCTCACCCAACGACTGAACTCAATTGGCATACGCCTTTCGAGCTGCTCGCCGCGGTGCTGCTCTCCGCCCAGGCCACCGACGTCGGCGTCAACAAGGCAACCGCCCGTCTTTTCCCGGTCGCCAATACCCCGCAGGGCATTATCGACCTGGGTATCGATGACCTGAAAGCCCATATCAAGACCATCGGCCTGTACAACGCCAAGGCCGAAAACCTGATGAAAACCTGCCATCAACTGGTTGAACACCACGATGGTGAAGTGCCTCAGACTCGCGCTGCGCTAGAGGCCTTGCCCGGCGTGGGACGCAAGACGGCTAATGTCATTTTGAATACGGCCTTCGGCCAACCGACCATGGCGGTGGATACGCACATTTTCCGGGTCGCCAACCGAACCGGCATTGCCAAGGGCAAGAATGTCGTCGAGGTCGAACAAAAGCTAATGCGCCACGTCCCCAAAGCTTTTCTGCAGGACGCCCACCACTGGCTGATCCTGCACGGCCGCTATACGTGCATCGCCCGCAAGCCACGATGCGGCAGCTGCATCATTGAAGATTTATGCGACTATAAAGACAAAACCGAGATCGCTTAA
- the rsxG gene encoding electron transport complex subunit RsxG, whose amino-acid sequence MSILNAMQRGALTLGLFALITAGSVASLRALTAERIDAHQQAYQQRQRQAVLPEALTQQATVSPISLPNAEKLGYPDGTTGWQVENDQQRAVVIPVVTRRGYNGDIHLLVGLDEQQRISGVRVTRHQETPGLGDDIERRRSDWITHFDGLRLDSLAPEDWAVQKDGGHFDAFTGATITPRAVVDAVHSALQYAANHPPLENSPRRQAEEPTQ is encoded by the coding sequence ATGAGCATCCTGAACGCCATGCAGCGCGGTGCGCTGACGTTAGGCCTGTTTGCCTTGATCACGGCGGGCAGCGTCGCCTCACTGCGAGCGTTGACTGCCGAGCGCATCGACGCGCACCAGCAAGCCTATCAGCAACGCCAGCGCCAGGCCGTGCTGCCCGAAGCGCTTACCCAGCAGGCAACGGTATCGCCCATTTCATTACCCAACGCTGAAAAACTCGGCTACCCCGACGGTACGACCGGCTGGCAAGTGGAAAACGACCAGCAACGCGCCGTCGTGATCCCGGTGGTCACCCGGCGCGGCTATAACGGCGATATCCACCTGCTCGTGGGGCTCGATGAGCAACAGCGTATCAGCGGGGTTCGCGTTACCCGGCATCAGGAAACCCCGGGGCTTGGCGACGACATCGAGCGCCGCCGTAGCGATTGGATCACCCACTTCGATGGCTTACGCTTGGATTCCCTCGCCCCCGAAGACTGGGCAGTGCAGAAAGATGGCGGTCATTTTGATGCCTTTACCGGCGCTACCATTACGCCCCGCGCCGTGGTCGATGCCGTGCACAGTGCCCTACAATATGCGGCCAACCATCCACCACTTGAAAACTCACCCAGGCGGCAAGCAGAGGAGCCAACGCAATGA
- a CDS encoding electron transport complex subunit E — translation MSQLGQLSREGLWSNNPALVQLLGLCPLLAVSASVVNALGLAIATLVVMVGASTTVSLIRHQVPSAVRLPAFVMIIAAFVTCAELLMAAYAYPLYQVLGIFIPLIVTNCAILGRAEAFASRQPVLPAAVDGLMMGLGFGAVLVVLGALRELLGQGTLFREMALLFGPLADGWRLTLVDDYQFLFFVLPPGAFFVAGLLIALKNCIDQRREASSQPKTVTPREQRRVRVTGTIK, via the coding sequence ATGAGCCAACTTGGCCAGCTTTCACGTGAAGGACTATGGTCAAACAACCCGGCGCTGGTTCAACTGCTGGGGCTATGCCCGTTATTGGCCGTCAGCGCGAGTGTGGTCAACGCATTGGGGCTGGCCATCGCCACGCTGGTCGTCATGGTCGGCGCCAGCACCACAGTATCGCTGATTCGTCATCAGGTACCCAGCGCCGTCCGCCTGCCTGCCTTTGTGATGATTATTGCCGCCTTTGTCACCTGCGCTGAGCTGCTAATGGCCGCCTACGCCTACCCGCTTTACCAGGTGCTGGGGATTTTTATTCCGCTGATTGTGACCAACTGCGCCATTCTGGGTCGTGCCGAAGCGTTTGCCTCGCGCCAGCCGGTACTCCCTGCCGCCGTTGATGGTTTGATGATGGGGCTCGGCTTTGGCGCCGTATTGGTGGTGCTGGGGGCATTACGCGAGCTACTGGGCCAGGGGACGCTGTTCCGGGAAATGGCGCTGTTGTTCGGCCCACTGGCCGACGGTTGGCGGTTGACGCTGGTCGACGACTATCAGTTTCTGTTTTTTGTGCTTCCTCCCGGCGCGTTTTTCGTCGCGGGGCTACTGATCGCGCTGAAAAACTGTATTGACCAACGCCGTGAGGCATCTTCACAACCCAAGACCGTCACACCTCGTGAACAGCGCCGCGTCCGCGTCACCGGTACGATCAAATAA
- the metG gene encoding methionine--tRNA ligase, producing MSTTSSRRILVTSALPYANGAIHLGHLLEYIQTDIWVRFQKSRGQQCYYVCADDAHGTAIMLRAELEGISSEELIDRVSRDHQADFARFGVAFDNYHSTHSDENRYYSELIYQRLRDKGHIATREIEQMFDPQKGLFLADRFIKGTCPKCNADDQYGDNCEKCGATYTPAELIDPVSAISGATPEVRSSTHYFFKLPDFADFLQRWINDGHVQPQIRNKLMEWFESGFNEWDISRDAPYFGFEIPDAPGKYFYVWLDAPIGYLASFKNLCDREGIDFDSYWEKGSDAEIYHFIGKDIVYFHALFWPAMLEGADLRTPTAVNCHGFVTVDGAKMSKSRGTFIKAATYADYLNPEYLRYYFAAKLTSKVDDLDLNLDDFAARVNADLVGKVVNIASRCAGFVKKLGGGRLSAHCSEPQMVARFIAAGDSIAQDFEAREFSRAMRHIMELADEANTYIAEKEPWVLAKQEGRDAEVLDICSVGINLFRQLMVYLAPVVPDMAEQARVFLNVESLDWETRQNVLVDHDINKFKPLMQRIERDKIDAMIDASKEDIVEEQKLKEAPKSPLTDDPIAAEISFDEFAKVDLRIARIAKAEYVEGADKLLQLTLDLGGETRNVFSGIRSAYAPEALEGRLTVMVANLAPRKMRFGVSEGMVLASADQEGIYLLSPDSGAEPGQRVT from the coding sequence ATGTCAACTACCTCCTCGCGCCGCATTCTGGTTACCAGCGCGCTGCCTTACGCTAACGGCGCCATCCATCTGGGCCACTTGCTTGAATATATCCAAACCGATATTTGGGTGCGTTTTCAGAAAAGCCGTGGCCAGCAGTGCTATTACGTCTGTGCTGACGACGCACACGGCACCGCCATCATGCTGCGTGCCGAGCTGGAAGGCATATCCTCCGAGGAATTAATCGACCGGGTTTCACGCGACCACCAAGCCGACTTTGCCCGATTCGGCGTTGCCTTTGATAACTATCACTCTACCCATTCCGATGAGAACCGCTATTACAGCGAACTGATCTATCAGCGCTTACGCGATAAAGGCCATATCGCCACGCGGGAAATTGAACAAATGTTCGACCCGCAAAAGGGGTTGTTTCTCGCTGATCGGTTCATTAAAGGCACCTGCCCCAAATGCAATGCGGACGATCAGTACGGTGATAACTGCGAAAAATGCGGTGCGACCTATACGCCCGCCGAGTTGATAGATCCGGTCTCGGCGATTTCTGGCGCCACCCCCGAAGTCCGCAGTTCCACGCACTACTTCTTCAAGTTGCCGGACTTTGCCGACTTCCTGCAGCGCTGGATCAATGACGGCCATGTACAGCCGCAGATTCGCAACAAGCTGATGGAGTGGTTTGAGTCGGGCTTTAACGAGTGGGATATCTCCCGCGACGCCCCCTATTTCGGCTTTGAAATCCCCGATGCCCCCGGCAAATACTTTTACGTCTGGCTGGACGCGCCAATCGGTTACCTGGCGAGCTTCAAAAACCTCTGCGATCGAGAGGGCATCGACTTTGATAGCTACTGGGAAAAGGGCTCTGACGCCGAAATCTATCACTTTATCGGCAAGGATATCGTCTATTTCCACGCACTCTTCTGGCCGGCCATGCTCGAAGGAGCGGACCTGCGAACACCCACCGCCGTTAACTGCCACGGTTTTGTCACCGTGGACGGTGCCAAGATGTCGAAGTCACGGGGCACCTTTATCAAGGCAGCCACCTACGCTGACTACCTGAACCCTGAATACCTGCGCTACTACTTTGCCGCCAAGTTGACGTCCAAGGTCGATGACCTTGACCTGAACCTTGACGATTTTGCCGCCCGGGTAAATGCTGACCTAGTCGGCAAGGTGGTCAACATTGCCAGCCGTTGTGCCGGCTTTGTCAAAAAGCTTGGCGGTGGTCGCCTGTCAGCCCATTGTAGCGAGCCGCAAATGGTCGCCCGGTTCATCGCCGCCGGCGACAGTATTGCCCAGGACTTTGAAGCGCGCGAATTCAGCCGCGCGATGCGCCACATCATGGAGCTGGCCGACGAGGCAAATACCTATATTGCCGAAAAAGAGCCCTGGGTACTCGCCAAGCAGGAAGGCCGCGATGCCGAGGTACTCGACATCTGTTCCGTAGGTATCAACCTGTTCCGCCAACTGATGGTTTACCTTGCGCCGGTGGTTCCCGACATGGCTGAGCAGGCAAGAGTGTTCCTGAACGTCGAGTCGCTGGACTGGGAAACTCGACAAAATGTGCTTGTCGACCATGACATCAACAAATTCAAACCCCTCATGCAGCGCATCGAGCGCGACAAGATTGACGCCATGATTGATGCCTCAAAGGAGGATATCGTGGAAGAGCAAAAACTTAAGGAAGCCCCCAAAAGTCCCTTGACAGACGATCCCATCGCGGCAGAAATCAGTTTCGATGAGTTTGCCAAGGTCGACCTGCGCATCGCGCGTATTGCCAAGGCAGAATACGTCGAGGGCGCGGACAAACTACTTCAACTGACCCTCGACCTGGGCGGCGAAACCCGCAATGTATTTTCAGGTATCCGCTCCGCCTATGCCCCGGAAGCGCTGGAAGGCCGTTTAACGGTCATGGTTGCCAACCTCGCGCCACGCAAAATGCGCTTCGGCGTATCCGAAGGCATGGTGCTCGCGTCGGCCGACCAGGAAGGTATCTACCTGCTCTCGCCAGACTCAGGCGCTGAACCGGGCCAGCGGGTCACCTAA
- the rsxC gene encoding electron transport complex subunit RsxC, producing the protein MARTFEFHGGVYPPERKQRSQGPVRHARLPGRVVLRLDQHAGRPALATVAVGDSVKVGTPIARRDGMISAALHASISGQVTQVDRHTITIDGDGVDTWQRLTPLEWRTANAEQLLTRLEQSGVVGLGGAGFPAHIKARVGERQRIDTLVVNAAECEPYITVDDLTLQQYALDVLEGAQLIASLCGAKQIVVGIEDNKTEAISALHQAVAGSQPLSVTVSVIATRYPSGGERQLIKTLLNRDVPDKGLPADVGVLCQNPGTLLAALRSVRDGEPLIERLVTLTGEAIADPGNRWVRIGTPMATLLDEAGLNRSVLHQLVEGGPMMGTPLADLEGVVTKTTNCLIAATRDELPPAPPESPCIRCGACEEVCPANLLPQQLHWYARAQDDAKLAHYRLFDCIECNACSYVCPSHIPLVADYRHAKTRLRHQRLETAKAEHAKHRFEWRQARLAREEAEKQARRQARRAKQTTQQTDSQATSPQADLRSLRIAQTAAKAAVRKAEKNLARAAQQDPQQPHDDLEIQLATAQENLQAAEARLAEAREAGEPQETP; encoded by the coding sequence ATGGCACGCACGTTTGAGTTTCATGGCGGCGTCTACCCGCCCGAACGCAAACAGCGCTCCCAAGGACCGGTGCGCCATGCCAGGTTGCCCGGTCGCGTCGTGCTGCGCCTGGACCAGCACGCCGGCCGCCCTGCCCTCGCAACTGTCGCCGTGGGTGATAGCGTCAAGGTGGGCACGCCAATCGCCCGGCGCGACGGCATGATTTCAGCGGCCTTGCACGCCAGCATCAGCGGACAGGTCACCCAGGTGGATCGCCATACCATCACCATCGACGGTGACGGCGTTGATACCTGGCAACGATTGACGCCGCTTGAATGGCGTACCGCAAACGCAGAGCAATTGCTGACGCGCCTGGAACAAAGCGGCGTGGTGGGGCTTGGCGGCGCGGGCTTTCCTGCCCATATCAAGGCGCGCGTTGGCGAGCGCCAGCGGATCGATACCCTGGTGGTCAACGCCGCCGAATGCGAACCCTATATCACCGTGGATGACCTGACGCTCCAGCAGTACGCCTTGGATGTGCTGGAAGGCGCCCAGCTCATCGCCTCGCTTTGTGGCGCCAAGCAGATCGTTGTCGGCATTGAAGATAACAAGACCGAGGCGATAAGTGCCCTGCATCAAGCGGTGGCGGGAAGCCAACCGCTCAGTGTGACCGTCAGCGTGATCGCCACCCGTTACCCCAGCGGGGGCGAGCGCCAGTTGATTAAAACGCTGCTCAACCGCGACGTGCCCGACAAGGGGCTGCCCGCTGACGTGGGTGTGCTCTGTCAAAATCCCGGCACGCTACTGGCAGCCCTGCGCTCGGTTCGCGATGGCGAACCGCTGATTGAACGACTGGTAACCCTGACCGGTGAGGCCATCGCCGACCCCGGCAATCGCTGGGTACGGATTGGTACGCCGATGGCTACTCTGCTCGATGAGGCGGGCCTGAATCGCTCAGTACTTCATCAACTAGTCGAGGGCGGCCCCATGATGGGCACGCCACTTGCCGACCTTGAAGGCGTGGTGACTAAAACCACCAACTGTTTGATTGCCGCCACGCGGGATGAGCTACCGCCTGCGCCGCCCGAATCGCCCTGTATACGTTGCGGGGCGTGTGAAGAGGTCTGCCCGGCCAATCTATTACCCCAGCAACTGCATTGGTATGCGCGCGCGCAAGACGACGCCAAGCTGGCACACTACCGCCTGTTCGACTGCATCGAGTGCAATGCCTGTAGCTACGTATGCCCGAGCCATATTCCTCTGGTCGCCGATTATCGCCACGCCAAAACCCGGCTTCGCCACCAGCGACTCGAAACCGCCAAGGCTGAGCATGCCAAGCATCGCTTTGAATGGCGCCAGGCGCGGCTTGCCCGCGAGGAAGCAGAAAAGCAAGCGCGCCGTCAGGCACGTCGTGCCAAGCAGACGACGCAACAGACCGACTCCCAGGCCACCTCTCCTCAGGCCGACCTGAGAAGTTTGCGCATCGCCCAAACCGCGGCTAAAGCCGCCGTAAGAAAAGCCGAGAAAAACCTCGCGCGGGCCGCCCAGCAAGACCCTCAACAGCCCCATGACGACCTCGAAATTCAGTTGGCCACCGCTCAGGAAAACCTGCAGGCGGCCGAGGCACGCCTCGCCGAGGCTCGTGAAGCAGGCGAACCCCAAGAGACTCCATAA
- the rsxB gene encoding electron transport complex subunit RsxB, giving the protein MSETFSIIGLLSAVAVLTALGVGFGALLGAVSERFKGDESSLVEQIDTLLPQTQCGQCGYPGCRPYAEAINQGDAINKCPPGGEATITALANLLGRTPEPLDGEAPSEDLVAFIREDECIGCTKCIQACPVDAIIGAAKQMHTVIEDECTGCDLCLEPCPVDCIDMLPRSTPLDQWQPVTYPPQVIASDRRASVELPHGTHV; this is encoded by the coding sequence ATGAGCGAGACATTCTCGATCATCGGCCTGCTAAGCGCCGTCGCAGTACTGACCGCGCTAGGCGTGGGATTTGGTGCCCTGCTGGGCGCCGTTAGCGAGCGTTTCAAGGGCGATGAATCCAGCCTGGTCGAGCAGATCGATACCCTGCTGCCGCAGACGCAGTGCGGGCAATGTGGCTATCCTGGCTGCCGCCCCTACGCCGAAGCCATCAACCAGGGCGATGCCATCAACAAGTGCCCGCCTGGCGGCGAAGCCACCATTACCGCCCTCGCCAATCTGTTGGGTCGCACGCCTGAACCATTGGATGGTGAAGCCCCGAGTGAGGATTTGGTGGCATTCATCCGCGAAGACGAGTGTATTGGCTGCACCAAATGTATCCAGGCGTGCCCGGTGGACGCAATCATTGGCGCCGCCAAACAGATGCACACCGTTATCGAGGATGAGTGCACCGGCTGCGATTTATGTCTGGAACCTTGTCCGGTCGATTGCATTGATATGCTGCCGCGAAGCACACCGCTGGACCAATGGCAGCCCGTCACCTATCCGCCCCAGGTCATTGCCAGTGACCGCCGCGCGTCAGTGGAGTTGCCTCATGGCACGCACGTTTGA
- the rsxA gene encoding electron transport complex subunit RsxA: MNELFVILISTALVNNFVLVQFLGLCPFMGVSNKLESAMGMSLATTFVLTLASAASFVVYHGLLVPLDVTYLRTISFIVVIAAVVQFTDIMVRQLSPLLHRVLGIFLPLITTNCAVLGVALLSLNRDLSFFATTLYGLGAAVGFSLVLVLFAAMRERLAAADTPRPFKGAAIAMITASLMSLAFMGFSGLVQG, from the coding sequence ATGAATGAACTATTCGTGATCTTGATCAGCACCGCGCTGGTCAACAACTTCGTGCTGGTGCAGTTTCTTGGGTTATGCCCGTTCATGGGCGTATCCAACAAACTGGAATCGGCGATGGGCATGTCGTTGGCCACCACTTTTGTGCTGACCCTGGCATCCGCCGCCAGTTTCGTGGTCTACCACGGACTGCTGGTGCCTCTGGACGTTACCTATTTACGCACCATCAGCTTTATCGTGGTGATTGCCGCCGTGGTCCAATTCACCGATATCATGGTGCGCCAGTTAAGTCCCTTGCTGCACCGTGTACTGGGTATTTTTTTACCTCTGATTACCACCAACTGCGCGGTACTTGGCGTTGCCCTGCTGTCGCTTAATCGCGATCTCAGCTTTTTTGCCACCACCCTTTATGGGCTGGGCGCCGCGGTTGGGTTTTCACTGGTGCTGGTACTGTTTGCCGCCATGCGCGAACGCCTCGCCGCGGCGGATACACCGCGGCCATTCAAAGGTGCCGCCATCGCCATGATCACGGCCAGCTTGATGTCACTTGCCTTTATGGGCTTTTCTGGCCTGGTCCAAGGATAG
- a CDS encoding 1-acyl-sn-glycerol-3-phosphate acyltransferase, producing the protein MTHHNNASTASMPSDPWADVRPYMDHEVADVLAKLSRDNELLNALTRFRLPRLARWAPPLARALASHAVRREIKDVTSVREFQMRIASYMVRMIRTTTDAFEVAGLDKLDPDSAYLFIGNHRDISLDPAFVNYALYQADRDTVRIAIGDNLLKKPYVTDLMRLNKSFIVPRSARGKRAMLAAYQKLSAYIRHSITEDQHSIWMAQREGRAKNGIDRTDPAIIKMLTIASRTSNRDAQFGDAIAELKLVPVSISYEYDPCDLQKAQELHDIDTKGHYAKSEFEDIRSIVAGITGTKGRVQLRFGTPIGADMATPDEVAAEIDRQVIGGYRLFPSHYLALEALGDAPELVARRTITREDRDRFNARLASVPEALRPYWLAQYANPVKHKAGRLTN; encoded by the coding sequence ATGACACACCACAATAACGCTTCGACAGCCTCAATGCCATCAGACCCCTGGGCGGATGTTCGCCCCTATATGGATCATGAAGTGGCTGACGTACTTGCCAAGCTTTCGCGGGATAACGAGTTGCTGAATGCGCTTACCCGCTTCCGGCTGCCCCGTCTGGCCCGCTGGGCCCCGCCATTGGCGCGCGCCCTCGCCAGTCACGCGGTGCGCCGGGAAATCAAGGACGTCACCAGCGTACGTGAATTCCAGATGCGCATTGCCAGTTATATGGTGCGCATGATTCGCACCACCACCGATGCCTTCGAGGTGGCCGGACTAGACAAGCTCGACCCTGACAGTGCCTATTTATTTATCGGTAATCACCGGGATATTTCACTGGACCCGGCTTTCGTCAATTACGCCCTGTATCAGGCAGATCGAGACACAGTGCGTATTGCGATTGGTGACAATTTATTGAAAAAGCCCTACGTCACCGATCTCATGCGGCTCAACAAAAGCTTTATCGTCCCTCGCAGCGCTCGCGGCAAGCGTGCCATGCTCGCCGCTTACCAGAAGCTATCAGCCTATATCCGCCATTCGATTACCGAAGATCAACACTCGATCTGGATGGCGCAGCGGGAAGGTCGGGCCAAAAACGGTATCGATCGTACCGATCCTGCCATTATCAAAATGCTGACCATTGCGAGTCGTACCAGCAACCGTGACGCTCAGTTTGGCGATGCAATCGCCGAGCTCAAGCTTGTGCCGGTCTCGATCAGCTACGAGTACGACCCCTGCGATCTGCAAAAAGCCCAGGAACTTCACGATATCGACACGAAGGGTCACTACGCGAAAAGCGAATTCGAAGATATTCGCTCCATAGTGGCCGGCATTACCGGAACCAAAGGACGCGTCCAACTGCGCTTCGGCACGCCAATTGGAGCTGACATGGCCACCCCTGACGAAGTTGCCGCTGAAATTGACCGGCAGGTGATTGGTGGCTACCGACTGTTTCCCAGCCATTATCTCGCGCTTGAAGCACTGGGGGATGCGCCTGAATTGGTGGCCCGTCGCACCATTACCCGGGAAGACAGGGATCGCTTCAATGCGCGCCTGGCAAGCGTACCGGAAGCCTTGCGCCCCTACTGGTTGGCACAATACGCCAACCCGGTAAAACACAAGGCAGGACGTTTGACCAACTGA
- a CDS encoding recombination-associated protein RdgC, translating to MWFKHLHLYRVHSAPELSQEELSEALDAHAAVPLGNADARRLGWTAPAGRLGNGQRLHEIQGHRLLSALRQERLLPASVVKEDVDEQVASIEASEGRKVTRKEKTALKEQVTEELLPRAFVRSQKIDVWWDTRRQLIGVNASSRTRAEDILDLLRESLGTLSVTPLASQTLPMRAMTTWLGDPASRPADLQLGDQVELKAKGDDGVLRARQVDLDSDEIQQLLESGRQASKLAIHIEGRLSLVLHDDLALKSLRFGDALIEEADQADDGDDALARLETDFILMANALSDDIARLMEWLGGEIQREPSPA from the coding sequence ATGTGGTTCAAACACCTGCACTTATATCGCGTACACAGCGCTCCTGAGCTAAGCCAGGAGGAGCTCAGTGAGGCACTGGATGCTCACGCAGCAGTGCCTTTGGGCAATGCCGACGCCCGCCGCCTAGGCTGGACAGCGCCTGCCGGACGACTGGGCAACGGCCAACGGTTGCATGAAATCCAGGGGCACCGACTACTGTCGGCGTTACGCCAGGAGCGCCTGCTTCCCGCCTCGGTCGTCAAGGAAGATGTTGACGAGCAAGTGGCAAGCATTGAAGCAAGTGAAGGCCGCAAGGTGACCCGCAAGGAAAAAACCGCCCTCAAGGAACAAGTGACCGAGGAACTGTTGCCTCGCGCCTTTGTCCGCAGTCAGAAAATTGATGTGTGGTGGGATACTCGCCGCCAGCTAATCGGCGTTAATGCCAGTTCGCGCACGCGGGCAGAAGATATTCTCGATCTGCTACGTGAATCCCTGGGCACCTTGAGCGTTACCCCGCTCGCCTCCCAGACGTTGCCCATGCGGGCAATGACGACTTGGCTAGGCGACCCCGCCAGTCGACCGGCAGACCTGCAATTGGGCGATCAAGTAGAGCTCAAGGCCAAAGGCGACGATGGCGTATTGCGTGCGCGGCAAGTCGATCTGGATAGCGACGAAATCCAGCAACTCCTTGAGAGTGGTCGCCAAGCCAGTAAACTCGCCATCCACATTGAGGGTCGCTTAAGCTTGGTCTTACACGACGACCTGGCTCTGAAATCGCTACGCTTTGGCGATGCCCTGATAGAAGAAGCCGACCAGGCCGACGATGGTGACGACGCGCTTGCCCGACTTGAGACCGACTTTATCCTCATGGCGAATGCCCTATCTGACGACATCGCCCGCTTGATGGAATGGCTTGGCGGTGAAATACAGCGGGAACCTTCACCGGCTTGA
- a CDS encoding RnfABCDGE type electron transport complex subunit D — MSMLHASQVDDRTRLTTTPSTGDIMRWVIIATLPGLATMTFFFGLGVVSNVVLATAFGLGLEALFLRLRQRNLRSLNDASALLTGVLLGASLPPASPWWLIGIGMVAAIVVAKQLYGGLGQNPFNPAMVGYALLLVSFPTYMTLWPAPQSLWPDTLGSQIMGSISLEQIDALSGATPLDAFKHKADGLTASQFWANPPLPPGTLRAWQWIAAAWTAGGALLLAKRLISWHIPVAMLGSMTAAAALIYVFNPENAASPWLHLFTGATLFGAFFIATDPVSAATSQRGKLIYGAGIGLLVIVIRTWGGYPDAVAFAVLLMNLCVPLLDIYTVPAAAEPRSADRARP; from the coding sequence ATAAGTATGCTGCACGCGTCCCAGGTAGACGACCGAACCCGCTTAACGACAACGCCCAGCACCGGCGACATCATGCGCTGGGTGATTATTGCCACACTGCCCGGCCTTGCCACCATGACGTTTTTTTTCGGCCTGGGCGTAGTCAGCAATGTCGTCCTTGCCACCGCCTTTGGATTAGGGCTGGAAGCGCTTTTCTTGCGGCTGCGCCAGCGCAACTTGCGGTCGCTCAATGATGCCAGCGCGCTGCTCACTGGTGTGTTGCTCGGCGCCTCGTTACCGCCGGCCAGCCCCTGGTGGCTGATCGGCATTGGCATGGTTGCGGCAATTGTGGTCGCCAAGCAGCTTTACGGCGGACTGGGGCAAAACCCCTTCAATCCAGCCATGGTGGGCTATGCGCTGCTACTGGTGTCGTTTCCCACCTATATGACCCTATGGCCTGCCCCCCAGTCGCTGTGGCCAGATACGCTCGGCAGCCAAATCATGGGCAGTATCTCGCTCGAGCAGATCGACGCTTTAAGTGGCGCCACACCACTGGACGCCTTCAAACATAAAGCCGACGGGCTAACCGCCAGCCAGTTTTGGGCTAACCCGCCGCTGCCCCCTGGCACCCTCCGTGCCTGGCAGTGGATAGCGGCGGCCTGGACAGCAGGCGGTGCACTGCTGCTTGCCAAACGCCTGATCAGCTGGCACATCCCCGTGGCCATGCTTGGCAGCATGACGGCCGCCGCCGCATTGATTTACGTGTTTAATCCCGAGAACGCCGCCTCGCCGTGGCTGCACCTGTTCACCGGCGCGACGCTGTTTGGCGCATTTTTCATTGCCACTGACCCGGTGTCCGCCGCCACCAGCCAGCGCGGCAAGCTGATCTACGGTGCGGGAATCGGCCTGCTGGTCATCGTGATTCGCACCTGGGGCGGCTACCCCGATGCGGTCGCCTTTGCCGTGCTACTGATGAACCTGTGTGTACCGCTGCTGGATATTTACACGGTGCCCGCCGCGGCGGAACCGCGATCCGCTGACAGGGCACGACCATGA